The nucleotide sequence CGCTTTCGGCCACGTAGTAGTCGCGCATCGCGGGCTGCCCGCCCTCCTCCTCGCCGCCCCACCAGCCTGCCTCGACGCGCTGCGGCCCGATCAGCCTGCTCAGCGGACCGCCATAGCAAGGACGCTCGCCGTCCATCTCGAGCAGCAGGGGCTGGGGCAGCAGCCAGGGCGGATAGATGGCATCGGGCTGGGAGGCCTCGGCCTGCGCTTCCTTGCGGGCCCTGGGCGGCGCGGCGCGGTCCGGCTGCACGCTGCGCAGCGCCGGCTGCCAGGCCTGCGTGTGTCCGGCACGGTGATCCGCCCGCGCCCGCGGCACCAGCACCTGCATCGCCCCCAGCCGCACGCTCAGCCGCTCGACCATCTCGTGCAACCTGTCGCCCTTGCGGTTGTCCTCCGGCAGAAAACTGGTGCTCGCTCCGGCCCACGGATCGGTCTCGAGCGAGCGCAGCTTGAGCCAGCTCGCGGGCGCGGCGAGCGTGGCGAGAGCAAGCTTCTCGGACAGCAGGCGGCGCAGGTGCGCGAGGTCCTGCGTGGGTTCGGCGGTGCGCACCGCGACCTGCTGGGTCGGCGGCAGGTTCACGCCGTTGAAGCGCTTGAGGTCGAGTGTCCATTCCAGCTCGAGCGCGCGCGCGCCGCGCTGGCGCGCACGCAGCCAGATCTGCAGCGCCGACAGCAGCCGGTTGGCCGACCACATGAGTTCGGGCGCGGTCTCGGCCAGCGCGGGCAGCTCGAGCTTCTGCTCGAACACGTCGGGCAGCGTGAGCCAGGCATGGCTTTCGGGGCGCAGGCCCCAGGCGATGTCGAGCGCGGCGCGCAGCTCTGCGCCGAAACGCCGCGAGAGCCCGCCGCGCGGCAGCGCCGCCACCTCGCCCCAGCTGCGGCAACCGAGCCGCGCGAGCGCATCGAGGTGCCCGCGCGCGGCGCTCAGGGTGTCGAGCGGCAGGCCGGCGGGAATCTCGGGCGGCCGCTTCTCATCGCGCACGAACAGCCGCAGCCGCGCCAGCGCCTCGAGGCTGGTGGCGCCCTGCGCGCCGCGCAGCGCGGCGGCGGGCGCGGGGTTCTCGTTGAGCAGCTGGCGCATCAGCGAGGAACGCCCGCCCCACAGGCGCTCGCAGGCCGAGACCTCGAGCATCAGCGCCTCGTCGAGCCAGCAGACGTGCGGCGTGTAGCGCAGCGCCCACCAGCCCAGCGCCTCGGGGGTGGGCATGGCATCGGCCGCGGCGGCACCGGCCTCGGCCTGCGCCTCAAGCGACCACTGCAAGGCGATCCAGTGCATTGGCGCCTCCTGCCTTCCATGCGTCGATGCGCACCACGTTCGCGGCCGGCGGTGCGTCGACGACCGCCTCCACCGCAACCACGCCCTGCTGCTGCGCGCGCAGCTTGCGCCGCAGCCGCGCGGCCGCGAGCAGCGCCGCCATGCGTTCGCCGCGCGCCGGCAGCAGCACCGGCGCGGCCAGCGGCGGACCGCGGCGCTTGAGGATGTGCAGCTCGATCTGCGCCGGGTCGGCCTCGCAGCGCGCGATGCGCAGCCGCAGCCGCGCGGGCGAGGCCGACTGCGCCACCGACTCGGGCCGGCAGACGAACAGCAGCGCCTCGTGCTGCGCGGCCGCGAGCTGCAGCCGCCGCAGCTCGCCCACGCGCGCCTGCGGCAGCCAGGCCAGCACGGCGCCCACCTCGGCGCAGCGCAGCGCCTGCTCGCACGCCCACAGCCGCGCGGCCGCGGCCTCGCTGCGCACCCACATCAGCGCCTCGGGCCGCAGGCCATGGGCCGCGAGCGAGGCGCCGAAGGGTTCGCGCGGCGGACCGATCAGCACCACGGGGCCGCCGCGCGCCGCCACCGACTGCACCAGCGCGGGCAGCAGCAGCCGCCAGACATGGTCCTCGGGCGCGGCCTGCAGCAGCTCGCTCATGGCGCCGACCGGCCAGCCTCCGCCCGGCAGCTGCGCGTCGAGCGCGGCATGGCCGGTGCCGATGACCTGCGCGTCGGCGCTGCCGAGCTCGTCGGCATGCCAGACGCCGCGGCCGGCGGCGGGAGAGAGGGAGGCGAGGGAAGGAAGGCCCATGATGGAACTGTTAACTGTATTTTTATCCAGTATTTCCAGGGTTCGCAATCGGGGCGGCAAATTTCTTTGCGGGGCCCGCTCTCCCATTCCAACCACTCATGCAATGGCGCCAAGATCTCGTTTGAAGCCCCGCGCCGAAGCCGCTTCAATGAGGCCACGAAGAATGGTCCTCGAGGCCGCGGCGGATGGGCCGCCGCGGCCGCCAGCGGGCCATGTCCCAGGAGCCCCAGGAATGCACGCCACCCTTTCCCATTCCCCACCCGCCGGCTCGGCCATCGCCGCGGCGGCGCTGCCCGCCAGCGGCGACATCGAGGCCGGCCTCAACTACCTGCGGCCGACCGCGCTGCGGCCCTACAGCTACGCCTTCACGCCGCCGCCCGGCCTGCCCTGGGAAAGCGGCGAGTACGAGCGAATCGCGATGCCGATCGCCGATGCCCGCGGCCGGCCGACCCATATCGAGCGCGAGGGCTTCGAGCTGCGCGAGGCGCCCACGGCGGTCGCCGACTTCCTCGACGATGCCGAGGTCCGGGCCGTCTACTACCCCGAGCTGGCCGCGCTCGCGCTCGCGGTCACCGGCGGCGCGCGCGCCCATGTGTTCGACCACCTGGTGCGACAGCGCGAGCCCGAGCGCACCGCGCTGAACTTCGGCCGCGGCAAGACCGACGGCAAGGCCGCTGCCAACGGCCGCATCCACAACGACTACACCGAGGAATCGGGACGGCGCCGGCTCGCGCTGGTGCTCGCGAGCGCGGCCGAGGCCGCGGCCGTGCGGCGCTACTGCATCGTCAACATCTGGCGCTCGATCGCCGGGCCGGTGCTCGACACCCCGCTGGCCGTCTGCGATGCGCGCACGGTGATGGCGCGCGACCTGGTGAATGCCGAGGTGCGCTATCCGAAGCGCACCGGCGAGATCTACCTCGCCACCCATGCCGCCACCCACCGCTGGTCGTATTTCTCGCGCATGGACCGGCACGAGGCGCTGGTGTTCAAGCAGTACGACGCGCAGCTCGGCGGCGTCGCGCGCTTCACGCCGCACGCGGCCTTCGACCATCCGCTGGCGTCGGCCGATGCCCCGCTGCGCGAGAGCATCGAGGCGCGCTGCCTGGTGGTGTTCGAGTGAGAAAGGCCATCGCCATGAACGCACCCACGCTCGACTTCTGGTTCGACTTCGGCAGCAACTACAGCTACCTCAGCGCGATGCGCATCGAGCAGGCCGCCGCCGCGCATGGCGTCGCGCTGCGCTGGCAGCCCTTCCTGCTCGGGCCGGTGTTCCGCGCGCTGGGCTGGGAGACCTCGCCCTTCGTGCTGCAGAAGGAAAAGGGCGACTACGTCTGGAAGGACATGGTGCGCCAGTGCCGCAAGTACGGCCTGCCCTGGCAGCGGCCCAGCAATTTCCCGCGTGCCGCCGTGCTGCCGCTGCGCATCGCGCTGGCCGGCGCCGGCCAGCCGTGGATCGGCGAGTTCTGCCGCCGCACGATGCGGCTGAACTTCGCCGAGGACCGCGACATCGACGCGCCCGAGACCATGGCCCGGCTGCTCGCCGAGATGGACCTGCCCGCGCACCGCGTGATCGACGAGGCGCTGTCGGACGCCAACAAGCTGCGCCTGCGCCGCCAGACCGAAACCGCGATGGAGAAAGGCATCTTCGGCGCGCCCACCTTCTTCGTGGGCGAGGAGATGTTCTGGGGCAACGACCGGCTCGACGATGCGCTGGCATTCGCCCGCGCGCAGGCCGGCGCCTGAACCCCACGGGCTCAGCGCGGCGCGAAACCCTTCGCTTCGGCCACCAGCCACTCGGCCACGTGCCGCACTTCCTCGCGCGGCTGCGGCTCGGCCTGAATCAGCCAGTAGGCATGGCCCGAGGGCTGGGCCGGCAGCGCGGCTTCCACGCGCACCAGCCGCCGGTCGTCGAGCAGCGGCTGGATCAGCTCGAGCCGCCCGAGCGCCACGCCCTGCCCCGCCATCGCGGCCTGGATCAGCTGGTCGTACTGGTTGAAGCGCAGCATGCCGCGCGGCCTGGCGTCGGCCCAGCCGGCCGCGGCCAGCCAGTCGCGCCACTGCAGCCAGGGCCGCTGCGCATCGTCGAACTCGAGCAGGTTCAGCGCCGCGATCGACTCGGCCGAGGCCAGCGGCGGCAGCGCCAGCGAGGGATGCGCCACCGGCGCCACCGTTTCGCCGAACAGCCGCACCGCGCCCGCCGGCGCCAGCGCGGGCGTGGTGTAGCGGATCGCGAGGTCGATGCCTTCGTTGCGCAGGTCGGCCACGCGGTTGTTGGCCGACACGCGCACGTCCACGCCCGGATGGATGTCCTGCACCCGGCTCAGCCGCGGCAGCAGCCACAGCCCCGTGACGCCGATGCTGGCGCTCAGCGTCACCGGCCGCTGCGCGCCGGTGCGGCCGATCTCGCCCATCACCTCCTGCAGCTGCTGCACCACCGCGTCGGCGCTGCGGAACAGCCGCTCGCCCTCGGGCGTGAACGAGATCGAGCGATGGCCGCGCACCAGCAGCTTCACGCCGAGCTGCGCCTCGAGCGCATGCACCTGCTTGCTGACCGCCGACTGGGTCACGCACAGGTCCTGCGCCGCCAGCGAGATGCTCATGCGCCGCCCCACCGCGACGAAGCCGCGCACGAGGTCGAGCGAGGACAGGCGAACGAGCGGAAGCGGCAGGCCCATGGCGAGTGCGGCGAGTGCGGCGAGTGCGGCTGAATGGCGAGGGTGGGATGGGATTGGAGCACAGCCACCCCCTTCGTGTCTTCGGGTCGGGGCGCCCGGCTACCGCCCGAGCGCCGCCACCCCGTCCGCCACCGCCTTCAGCGACTGCGAGAAGGCCCGCGCCGCCGGCGTGAGCGCCGCGGGGTCGCGCATCAGCAACGACACCCGCACCTGGGGCAGCCTGTCGGCGACCTGCAGCGCGACCAGCCCGCGCGCCGCCGCCGCATGTTTGAACAGCGAGGTCGCGGCCAGGGTCAGCGCGCCGGATTTCTTCACCAGCGTGATGCCGAGCTGCCACGAATGGCAGATCACGATGTCGCGCGGCGGCGGCAGGCCGGCCGCGGCGAAATGGCGGCGCAGCAGCTCGACGCCGTACCAGGGCACCACCCACATGGCCTCGTGCAGCTTCGCCATCGAGCGCACGCGCGCCAGCGGATGCCTGGCGCCGGCGACCACGGCCAGCGGGAATTCGAGCAGCAGCTCGCGGTGCACGCCGTCATCGGCATCGGGCGCGAGTTCGCCGAGGATGGCGAAGTCGAAGTCGCCGCGGCTCCAGAGGCCTTTCACGTCGGCGCCGCTGAGTTCCTGCAGCTCGAGCGCGACGCCCGGCCACTTGCGGCGGAAGTCCTGCAGCGCGTCGGGCAGCAGCCGCTCGACCGCGAAGGAACTGAAGGCGACTCGCAGCAGGCCGCCGGCACCGTCGCGCAGCTGGGCGATCTCGTCCTCGGCGCGGCGCACCTCGTTGGCCAGCAGCCGCGCGCGCTGGAGCAGGGCCTCGCCGATCACGGTGAGCGACACGCCCTGGGCGCTGCGCACCAGCAGCTGCGCGCCCACGCTCTGCTCGAGCTCGCGCATCGCATAGGTCATGGCGGGCTGCGTGAGGCCGGCCACGCGCGCCGCGGCGCGGATGCTGCCGGCCTCGGCGATCGCTTCGAAGATCTTCAGATGGCGCAGGTTCATGGGAGGACGAGGAAATGGGGGTGATCAGGGATTTTGATCGCCCTGGAGTTTTTCGAGTCTTTTCCGATGCGCCGGCTTTCGCTAAGGTCGGCCGCCTCGACACCTCCCTTCATCCTCCTTTCGCATCCACCCATGAAACTCCGCTCACGCTTCGCCCTGCTGATGCTCTCCGGCAGCCTCCTCCACGTCGCGGCCTCGGCCCAGACGGCGCCGGCGCCCGATGCCGGCAACGCGCTGACGGCACGCGCGCTGGCGCTCGCCGATGCCTCCGAGGCGCAGGTGATCGAATGGCGCCGCCATGTGCACCAGCATCCGGAGCTGTCGTACCAGGAATTGCAGACGGCCGCCTACATCGCGGCGGCGCTCGCGAAGATGCCCGGCATCGAGGTCCAGACCGGCGTCGCCAAGACCGGCATCAAGGCGGTGCTGCGCGGCGGCAAGCCGGGCCCGGTGGTGGCGCTGCGCGCCGACATGGACGCGTTGCCCGTAGCCGAGCGCAACGAACTGCCGTTCCGCTCGACCGTGAAGGCGCCCTGGCTCAACAGCGACGTGCCGGTCTCGCACGCCTGCGGCCACGACACCCACGTGGCGATGCTGCTGGGCGCGGCGCAGGCGCTGTCGAAGGTGCGCGACGAGCTGCCGGGCACGGTGGTGTTCCTGTTCCAGCCCGCCGAGGAACAGGGCCCGGGGCCGGTGGCCAGCGGCGCGCCCGCGATGGTCAAGGCCGGCGTGCTCGAGAACCCGAAGGTCGACGTGGTGATGGGCCAGCACATCAGTGCGCGCGCGCCCTCGGGCACCATCAGCTACCGGCGCGGCAGCCTCATGGCCAGCGGCGACGTGTTCAAGATCGCGCTCAAGGGCAAGGGCGGCCACGGCTCCTCGCCCTGGACCGCGAAGGACCCCACGCTGGCCGCGGCCGAGATCGCGCTGGCGCTGCAGAACATCGTGAGCCACCAGATCGATCCGCTCGACGGCCCGACCGTGGTGACCGTGGGCCTCCTGCAGAGCGGCAATCGCGTCAACATCCTGCCCGACACGGCCGAGATCGCCGGCACCGTGCGCTCGCTGTCGCAGAAGAACCAGAAGACCGCGCACGACGCCATCCGGCTCAAGGCGCAGAAGATCGCCGAGAGCCACGGCCTCACGGCCGAGGTCACGATCGACACCGGCTACGAGGTGCTGGTCAGCGATCCGGCCGCCACGCAGGCGGTGACGCAGGCGCTCGAGACCGCGGCCGGCCCGGGCAAGGCGCGCGAGTCGCAGCCGAGCATGGGCTCGGAGGACTTCGGCTCCTTCGGCAAGAACATCCCGATCGTGTTCTGGCACCTCAATGCCTCGCCCTTCGCCGACCGCAACGGCGCGCCCAACCATTCGTCGGAGTTCGTGATCGACGAGTCGGCGCTGCGCGTGGGCGTGCGCGCGCTGGTGGGCAGCACGCTGGCGTACATGAACCGGCCGGCCGGCGGGGCCGCGGGGGTCAAGGTCTCGCAGGCGCAGTGAAGACCGCGCCGCGCCTCAGTTGTCCTTGACGATCTTCCAGCTCTTGCCCTCGTCCGCGGAACGCAGGATCAGGTTGTCGGGCAGGAAGGCGATCAGCGAGCCGTCGGAGCGGTCCACCATCATCTGGCGCACGGCGTGCGGCCCCGTGACGCTCGGCGAGCTGCCGGTGTGCGTCCAGCTCCTGCCGCCGTCGCGGGTCGTCATCAGGCCCATCGCGCCGGGCATGAACCCGGGCGCGATCGGCGCCACCGCATAGGCGGTCTGGCGGTCCTTGAAGGCGATGGTCACGACGAAGCGGCTGGTGTTGAGATCGGTCCAGGTCTGCCCCCAGTCGGGCGACAGCATGGTGGACTTGGTGAAGATCGCCGTCTGCGACACCAGGGTGCCGTCGGGCAGCGCGTTCACGTCGAGGGTGGACTGGCCATTGCTCGAGCGCGTCAGCGTGCGGCCGTCGGTGGCGTGGAGGTCGCCGTTGGGCATCATCACGCCGGCCCGCTCGGGCGTGCCGAAGGCCATGCTGCGCATCCACGGGATGTTGATCGAGCGTGTGTCGGAGAACTCGCCGAGCTTGCGCCACCCGGCGGCCGGGTCGACGGACGCGTAGACCTTCCACTGGCTGTCGCTGCGCGAGATCACCACCAGGCTGCCGTCGCGCATCGGCTGCGCCAGCTGGATCAGGCCATCGTCGGGCGGCAGCAGGTCCTTCCAGGTATCGCCCTCGTCGGTCGACAGCCGCAGCAGGCCCTCCTCGCCGGCCACCAGCAGGCCGCCGCGGTACGGCCGCACCGACAGCACCTCGCGCCAGGTCTTCGCGTCGATCTCGCGCCAGCGGCTCTCGCCGCTCTTGCGCCACAGCACCTTGCCGAGCTTGGCGCCGGCCATGAACTCGCCGTCGGCGGTCTGTGCCAGGCCATGCCAGGCGGACGCGAGCCGCTTGAGCTGCGGCGCCAGCGCGGCGCGGCGCTGCAGGTCGGGCGTGAAGATGAAGCCGTGCTGCGGACGATCGCGCGTCTGCGCCGCGAGCGCGGGATAGAGGGTCTCGAAGGTCTTCTGCAGCTCCTCCTCCGGCCGCACGTAGGCGACAACGAAGCGCGTGCCCCCGCGCGGCTGGATCAGCAGGGTGCCGAGCAGCGTGACCTCGTTGCGCACCACGTCGAAGCTGCCGAACTTCGCATCGATGGGGAAGGTGTAGCTCATGTTGCCCGAGCCGCCGGCGGCGTGCTTGATGATGTAGCGGCCCGGCGCGACCATGCCGCTGAACACGGCCGTGGTGTAGGTGGAATGGCGCGTGCGCTGCAGCACCACCATGTCCTGACCGGTCTGTTTCTCGCCGGGCTCCAGCACGCGCTGCAGATGCAGGGTCCACAGGGTTTCGGCCGGGTCGTTCTCGCCGGGGCTGTTGGTGATCAGCTTCATCACCACGGCACCTTCGTGGCCGGTCAGGGTCTGCTGGGGGGCGATCGGCGGCGCGACGCAGGCGGCCAGCAGGGCCGCGGCGAGCAGCAGCACGCATCCGCGCAGCAGGCGGACGATGGTTCGGGGGAGCGGGTTCACGTCG is from Variovorax paradoxus and encodes:
- a CDS encoding DNA polymerase Y family protein, translating into MHWIALQWSLEAQAEAGAAAADAMPTPEALGWWALRYTPHVCWLDEALMLEVSACERLWGGRSSLMRQLLNENPAPAAALRGAQGATSLEALARLRLFVRDEKRPPEIPAGLPLDTLSAARGHLDALARLGCRSWGEVAALPRGGLSRRFGAELRAALDIAWGLRPESHAWLTLPDVFEQKLELPALAETAPELMWSANRLLSALQIWLRARQRGARALELEWTLDLKRFNGVNLPPTQQVAVRTAEPTQDLAHLRRLLSEKLALATLAAPASWLKLRSLETDPWAGASTSFLPEDNRKGDRLHEMVERLSVRLGAMQVLVPRARADHRAGHTQAWQPALRSVQPDRAAPPRARKEAQAEASQPDAIYPPWLLPQPLLLEMDGERPCYGGPLSRLIGPQRVEAGWWGGEEEGGQPAMRDYYVAESAEAGLLWIFRERPLARFSAGEVRWYLQGFYA
- the imuA gene encoding translesion DNA synthesis-associated protein ImuA is translated as MGLPSLASLSPAAGRGVWHADELGSADAQVIGTGHAALDAQLPGGGWPVGAMSELLQAAPEDHVWRLLLPALVQSVAARGGPVVLIGPPREPFGASLAAHGLRPEALMWVRSEAAAARLWACEQALRCAEVGAVLAWLPQARVGELRRLQLAAAQHEALLFVCRPESVAQSASPARLRLRIARCEADPAQIELHILKRRGPPLAAPVLLPARGERMAALLAAARLRRKLRAQQQGVVAVEAVVDAPPAANVVRIDAWKAGGANALDRLAVVA
- a CDS encoding methyltransferase is translated as MEAGLNYLRPTALRPYSYAFTPPPGLPWESGEYERIAMPIADARGRPTHIEREGFELREAPTAVADFLDDAEVRAVYYPELAALALAVTGGARAHVFDHLVRQREPERTALNFGRGKTDGKAAANGRIHNDYTEESGRRRLALVLASAAEAAAVRRYCIVNIWRSIAGPVLDTPLAVCDARTVMARDLVNAEVRYPKRTGEIYLATHAATHRWSYFSRMDRHEALVFKQYDAQLGGVARFTPHAAFDHPLASADAPLRESIEARCLVVFE
- a CDS encoding 2-hydroxychromene-2-carboxylate isomerase, which produces MNAPTLDFWFDFGSNYSYLSAMRIEQAAAAHGVALRWQPFLLGPVFRALGWETSPFVLQKEKGDYVWKDMVRQCRKYGLPWQRPSNFPRAAVLPLRIALAGAGQPWIGEFCRRTMRLNFAEDRDIDAPETMARLLAEMDLPAHRVIDEALSDANKLRLRRQTETAMEKGIFGAPTFFVGEEMFWGNDRLDDALAFARAQAGA
- a CDS encoding LysR family transcriptional regulator, encoding MPLPLVRLSSLDLVRGFVAVGRRMSISLAAQDLCVTQSAVSKQVHALEAQLGVKLLVRGHRSISFTPEGERLFRSADAVVQQLQEVMGEIGRTGAQRPVTLSASIGVTGLWLLPRLSRVQDIHPGVDVRVSANNRVADLRNEGIDLAIRYTTPALAPAGAVRLFGETVAPVAHPSLALPPLASAESIAALNLLEFDDAQRPWLQWRDWLAAAGWADARPRGMLRFNQYDQLIQAAMAGQGVALGRLELIQPLLDDRRLVRVEAALPAQPSGHAYWLIQAEPQPREEVRHVAEWLVAEAKGFAPR
- a CDS encoding LysR family transcriptional regulator; this encodes MNLRHLKIFEAIAEAGSIRAAARVAGLTQPAMTYAMRELEQSVGAQLLVRSAQGVSLTVIGEALLQRARLLANEVRRAEDEIAQLRDGAGGLLRVAFSSFAVERLLPDALQDFRRKWPGVALELQELSGADVKGLWSRGDFDFAILGELAPDADDGVHRELLLEFPLAVVAGARHPLARVRSMAKLHEAMWVVPWYGVELLRRHFAAAGLPPPRDIVICHSWQLGITLVKKSGALTLAATSLFKHAAAARGLVALQVADRLPQVRVSLLMRDPAALTPAARAFSQSLKAVADGVAALGR
- a CDS encoding amidohydrolase, which codes for MKLRSRFALLMLSGSLLHVAASAQTAPAPDAGNALTARALALADASEAQVIEWRRHVHQHPELSYQELQTAAYIAAALAKMPGIEVQTGVAKTGIKAVLRGGKPGPVVALRADMDALPVAERNELPFRSTVKAPWLNSDVPVSHACGHDTHVAMLLGAAQALSKVRDELPGTVVFLFQPAEEQGPGPVASGAPAMVKAGVLENPKVDVVMGQHISARAPSGTISYRRGSLMASGDVFKIALKGKGGHGSSPWTAKDPTLAAAEIALALQNIVSHQIDPLDGPTVVTVGLLQSGNRVNILPDTAEIAGTVRSLSQKNQKTAHDAIRLKAQKIAESHGLTAEVTIDTGYEVLVSDPAATQAVTQALETAAGPGKARESQPSMGSEDFGSFGKNIPIVFWHLNASPFADRNGAPNHSSEFVIDESALRVGVRALVGSTLAYMNRPAGGAAGVKVSQAQ